Proteins co-encoded in one Moritella sp. F3 genomic window:
- a CDS encoding DSD1 family PLP-dependent enzyme yields the protein MIGKHKLELDTPCLVIDKNKLINNIEMMQKFAAAKSKQVRPHAKTHKCVEICQLQLNAGSIGISITKPAEAYELAKAKIRHLLITSPIVTKHKLATLAKILKLAPETMIVVDSEANLAQLNQLGSELNLSINLLVDIDAGIGRTGASFDTAFDLALTVHQHRHTRLKGIQCYAGHFQHILGHDERQQASTALLNKAGQLKQDIEQATGLINLIQSGSGTGTYEIDSDIASVTEIQPGSYTVMDKEYFDIEYNVGHFQSAMTLLTSVISANHSTHVTVDAGTKALYKEATHPQIISQNGENCDDLSYEWHYFGDEHGKVSGGNLPNVGAVIEMIVPHCDPTINLHDKFYVVEDDIVVAVWDIALRGKLA from the coding sequence GTGATTGGAAAGCATAAATTAGAGTTAGATACACCGTGTCTGGTTATCGATAAAAACAAGCTAATTAATAACATCGAGATGATGCAAAAATTTGCAGCAGCAAAATCGAAACAGGTTCGCCCACATGCCAAAACGCACAAGTGTGTAGAGATATGCCAGCTGCAACTTAACGCAGGTAGCATCGGCATATCAATTACTAAGCCAGCTGAAGCGTATGAACTTGCCAAAGCTAAAATTCGTCACCTGCTTATCACCTCCCCGATTGTCACCAAACATAAATTGGCCACCTTAGCTAAAATATTAAAGCTAGCACCAGAAACAATGATCGTCGTTGACTCTGAAGCGAACTTAGCACAGTTAAACCAGTTGGGTAGTGAGCTTAACCTTAGTATTAACCTACTCGTTGATATTGACGCGGGAATCGGCCGAACTGGCGCATCTTTTGATACTGCTTTTGACCTAGCCCTTACTGTCCACCAGCATAGACACACAAGGTTAAAAGGTATTCAGTGCTACGCAGGGCATTTCCAACACATTCTTGGACATGACGAAAGACAACAAGCATCTACAGCACTATTGAATAAAGCCGGTCAGTTAAAACAAGATATAGAGCAAGCAACCGGGTTAATTAATCTGATCCAATCAGGTTCTGGTACTGGCACCTACGAAATTGACAGTGATATTGCCTCTGTAACCGAAATACAGCCTGGTTCATACACTGTGATGGATAAGGAATATTTCGATATTGAATATAATGTAGGTCACTTCCAATCAGCCATGACACTACTCACCAGTGTCATTAGTGCTAACCATAGCACCCATGTCACTGTTGATGCTGGCACCAAAGCACTTTATAAAGAAGCTACTCATCCACAAATCATCAGCCAGAATGGGGAGAATTGTGATGATCTTAGCTATGAATGGCATTATTTTGGTGACGAGCACGGTAAAGTATCAGGAGGTAACTTACCTAACGTCGGTGCAGTTATTGAAATGATCGTACCGCACTGTGACCCTACCATTAACTTACATGACAAGTTCTATGTGGTGGAAGATGACATCGTGGTCGCGGTTTGGGATATCGCATTACGTGGGAAACTTGCGTAG
- a CDS encoding ceramidase domain-containing protein has protein sequence MNNIDIYCEILGPELLAEPINLFTNISFLVAALLLSKQTSSSNRNIKTLIFLIFTIGIGSILFHSFATPWARILDVIPILIFQMLFVWTYIRRVINRSTYIASLTMIIILTTSLAAREYPQLLNGSLPYLPALTILLGLGLYHHQTNQPKPFQLLIVVGLFITALVFRTMDSNICHHIPIGTHFIWHLVSAYMLYLSVDTLIPQRR, from the coding sequence ATGAACAATATCGATATATATTGCGAAATACTGGGACCAGAATTACTCGCTGAACCTATTAACTTATTTACTAATATCTCATTCTTAGTCGCTGCACTATTACTATCAAAGCAAACATCGTCATCAAATCGAAATATCAAAACCCTCATTTTTCTCATATTCACGATAGGCATTGGCAGTATATTGTTTCATTCCTTTGCTACGCCATGGGCGCGTATTCTTGATGTCATTCCAATTTTAATATTCCAAATGCTATTTGTTTGGACCTATATCCGACGAGTAATCAACAGGTCTACCTATATCGCGAGTCTAACCATGATTATCATTTTAACGACAAGTCTTGCGGCGAGGGAATATCCACAACTACTAAATGGTTCATTACCCTATTTACCAGCATTGACCATTCTGCTTGGCTTAGGTTTGTATCATCACCAAACTAATCAACCTAAACCATTTCAATTACTCATAGTGGTAGGACTTTTTATCACAGCCCTGGTTTTTCGGACTATGGATAGCAATATTTGCCATCACATCCCAATTGGTACTCACTTTATCTGGCACTTAGTCAGCGCATATATGCTGTATCTCAGTGTCGACACACTAATCCCACAAAGGAGATAA
- a CDS encoding sulfite exporter TauE/SafE family protein — translation MNVLPIEYILGMASFLTSIIAGVLGFGGGMLLIALLPLYLHPSTIIPIHSITQLASNSSRMLFSITDVQWSLLPKFLAGSLLGIVLFGLLLANIPSTYIPVAIGLYILLNLWSSHFSNFIKRYENYYIIGLLQTGLGLIVGATGPIATTILTKELACKNQIIATSSMFMSISHVAKILVFGFIGFSFLEHLSLLIYMVLGSIIGSFVGTKLRSLASNDHLLFIIKLLLSLFAIKMIAAVITDYY, via the coding sequence ATGAACGTTTTGCCAATTGAATATATTTTAGGAATGGCGTCGTTCCTTACCTCTATCATTGCAGGCGTGCTGGGGTTTGGTGGTGGTATGTTATTAATCGCCCTGCTCCCGTTATATTTACATCCGAGTACGATCATCCCTATCCATAGCATTACCCAGTTAGCGAGTAACTCATCTCGCATGCTGTTTTCGATTACTGATGTACAGTGGTCATTACTGCCAAAGTTCCTCGCTGGCTCTTTACTCGGAATAGTATTATTTGGCCTATTACTGGCTAATATACCGAGTACTTACATCCCTGTGGCCATTGGCCTCTATATCCTGCTAAACCTATGGAGTTCGCATTTTTCTAACTTCATTAAGCGATATGAGAACTATTATATAATTGGCTTATTACAGACAGGTTTAGGTCTTATCGTCGGGGCGACAGGGCCAATAGCGACGACTATATTAACTAAAGAACTCGCTTGTAAAAATCAGATTATCGCCACCAGCTCAATGTTTATGAGCATTAGCCATGTCGCTAAAATTTTAGTATTTGGCTTCATCGGCTTTTCATTCTTGGAGCACCTAAGCTTACTGATTTATATGGTACTAGGTTCAATTATTGGTTCATTCGTGGGCACCAAGTTACGTAGTCTTGCAAGCAATGACCACTTATTATTCATCATCAAGCTATTACTGAGTCTGTTCGCTATAAAGATGATTGCAGCAGTGATCACTGATTACTATTGA
- a CDS encoding GNAT family N-acetyltransferase, giving the protein MNNDTWLEETKLVGCKVTLIPLQRKHADALISAASDGNLWELWFTSVPSKDTIDEYIEKALNDHSLGKALPFTVVDNSTGDIIGSTRLCEITPENDRVEIGYTWYAKRYQKTGVNTECKYLLLQHAFETLNVIATELRTHWHNSVSRTAIARLGAKQDGVLRNHKKDKDGFYRDTVVFSIIDHEWPMVKHSLNYKMDR; this is encoded by the coding sequence ATGAATAACGATACTTGGTTAGAAGAAACCAAACTTGTTGGTTGTAAAGTTACGCTCATTCCGCTGCAGCGCAAACATGCGGATGCACTTATTAGCGCTGCATCCGATGGTAATCTTTGGGAGTTGTGGTTTACCAGCGTACCGAGTAAAGACACGATAGATGAGTATATTGAGAAGGCGCTTAACGATCATTCATTAGGGAAAGCATTACCTTTTACTGTGGTTGATAACAGCACGGGCGATATCATCGGCTCTACTCGATTATGTGAAATAACCCCAGAAAATGATCGCGTTGAAATTGGGTATACTTGGTATGCAAAACGTTATCAAAAAACCGGTGTGAATACTGAATGTAAATATCTATTGTTGCAGCATGCGTTTGAAACGTTAAATGTGATCGCGACAGAGTTACGAACCCACTGGCATAACTCTGTTTCGCGTACTGCTATTGCCCGGCTAGGCGCGAAGCAAGATGGAGTACTGCGTAATCATAAAAAAGATAAAGATGGTTTTTACCGTGATACCGTTGTGTTTTCAATTATCGATCATGAATGGCCGATGGTGAAGCATAGTCTAAATTATAAGATGGATCGTTAA
- a CDS encoding GNAT family N-acetyltransferase — protein sequence MTIVCESDRLSVRHFTLADSEFIIELLNEESFIRYIADKQVRNVADAENYLTLGPLASYLQFGFGLNLVMLKGTNIPIGMCGLLKRDELQHPDLGYAFLPRYCGQGYALEAAKAVLKQGTQTHSLSMVLAITLPDNVSSNRLLQNAGFKQNGTVNLYNSENNLYEIDINNLY from the coding sequence ATGACAATTGTATGTGAGAGTGACAGGCTAAGTGTTCGGCATTTCACTTTAGCGGATAGCGAATTTATTATTGAGTTATTAAATGAAGAATCCTTTATCCGTTATATTGCCGATAAACAGGTTCGCAATGTCGCTGACGCAGAAAACTACCTAACGCTTGGTCCGCTAGCGAGCTATTTGCAGTTTGGTTTTGGTCTGAACTTGGTCATGTTAAAAGGGACTAATATACCAATTGGCATGTGTGGTTTACTTAAACGTGATGAGCTGCAACACCCTGATCTTGGTTATGCTTTTTTACCTCGTTATTGTGGTCAAGGTTATGCTTTAGAAGCTGCGAAGGCGGTACTTAAACAGGGAACTCAGACGCATTCTTTATCGATGGTATTAGCGATAACCTTACCAGATAATGTGAGTTCTAATCGATTATTACAAAATGCCGGTTTTAAACAAAATGGTACAGTTAACTTGTATAATTCTGAAAATAACTTATATGAGATTGATATAAATAATTTATATTAA
- a CDS encoding sodium:solute symporter family protein produces MLDPVFYQFSISTTLILLIGFYGLTFLFSTLASKKSDSVDGYMVANGAVGFGIAAASMTATWIWAASFYGAASSGYQYGLSGSLHYGFWGALMILFIYPYGQRFRELAPRARTLAEIMQARHGTSSQLILAISNLVGSIISLMVNFTAAGALVSVLTPLSFETGVLIAGVGVLSYTLWSGFRASILTDFAQVVAMMVVAIVLIPWIYFSMGGADALSQGFNIITAEQADFFSTKAMLEQGAPFFVAVLAYGIGNQTIAQRLFAVRKDLIKSSFITATLGYGSIVIGLGMLGMMALFMGMTPHDGDLNNLIPQVASAYLPPIAIGMLFILVIGSLSSTADSDLSALSAIVMTDIYAKNLAKGKIDNKKMLLLGRLTMIIATALGLILASFSLDILVMLVFVGALWGTLVFPVIASCYWDRVTNRAFLSAVLGGLILFCLVRFEWIALIGAWASSLEFIAAVGGGTVIGLMFFGFTNRNVALIAGSIVGVLCAYYFHHFLRDYTVLLGSLVAYGASTMICTAISLASNERFDFALIHERVQHFDD; encoded by the coding sequence ATGTTAGACCCAGTGTTTTATCAATTTTCAATAAGTACAACGCTCATACTCTTAATTGGCTTTTACGGCCTTACATTTCTCTTCTCAACCCTAGCCTCCAAAAAATCAGACAGTGTCGATGGCTATATGGTCGCCAACGGTGCAGTCGGATTCGGCATAGCAGCAGCAAGCATGACAGCAACCTGGATTTGGGCAGCCTCTTTTTACGGCGCAGCAAGTTCAGGTTACCAATACGGATTATCCGGTTCTTTACACTACGGATTCTGGGGCGCTTTGATGATTTTATTCATCTATCCCTACGGCCAACGTTTTCGTGAACTAGCACCTAGAGCACGAACCTTAGCCGAAATAATGCAAGCACGACACGGTACGTCAAGCCAGCTTATCTTAGCAATTTCAAACTTAGTTGGCAGCATTATCAGCCTGATGGTTAACTTCACCGCCGCAGGTGCGTTAGTATCGGTATTAACACCTTTGTCTTTTGAAACTGGCGTATTAATCGCAGGTGTAGGTGTTTTATCTTATACTTTATGGTCTGGCTTTAGAGCATCTATTTTAACCGATTTCGCGCAAGTTGTTGCCATGATGGTCGTGGCAATTGTATTGATCCCTTGGATCTATTTCAGCATGGGCGGTGCCGACGCCCTGTCTCAAGGCTTCAATATAATCACCGCTGAACAAGCAGACTTCTTCTCGACAAAAGCCATGTTAGAACAAGGCGCACCTTTCTTTGTTGCTGTGCTCGCCTACGGTATTGGTAATCAAACAATTGCACAGCGTCTATTTGCTGTGCGTAAAGACTTGATCAAATCATCATTTATTACCGCTACGCTCGGTTATGGCTCAATTGTTATCGGCTTAGGTATGTTAGGCATGATGGCCCTGTTTATGGGCATGACCCCACATGATGGCGACCTGAATAACCTGATACCACAAGTAGCTTCTGCTTACTTACCACCGATTGCGATTGGCATGTTGTTTATCTTAGTGATTGGTTCGTTGTCATCAACCGCTGATTCAGATTTATCAGCATTGTCTGCCATTGTAATGACGGATATTTACGCGAAGAACTTAGCAAAAGGTAAAATAGACAACAAGAAGATGTTGTTACTGGGTCGTTTAACTATGATCATCGCGACAGCACTTGGCTTGATCCTAGCAAGTTTCTCACTGGATATTCTCGTAATGCTGGTATTTGTCGGGGCACTATGGGGGACATTAGTATTCCCTGTTATCGCTAGTTGCTATTGGGACAGAGTCACCAACCGCGCTTTCTTAAGTGCCGTACTGGGTGGTTTAATTCTATTTTGCTTGGTTCGTTTCGAATGGATCGCACTCATTGGCGCATGGGCATCTAGCCTAGAATTCATTGCTGCTGTTGGTGGTGGTACTGTGATTGGCTTAATGTTCTTTGGTTTTACAAATCGTAACGTCGCGCTTATCGCTGGCTCGATAGTAGGTGTGCTATGTGCTTACTACTTCCACCATTTCTTACGTGACTATACGGTATTACTTGGCTCTTTGGTTGCCTATGGTGCAAGTACGATGATTTGTACTGCGATCAGCTTAGCAAGTAACGAACGCTTTGACTTTGCGTTGATTCATGAACGAGTTCAACATTTTGATGATTAA
- a CDS encoding sensor domain-containing diguanylate cyclase: MKRNVISKKWMYFPIVSMLVSTIIGLFIFNLTLSNWIEEKIEVGLASEITRITHKLQASNLPFNDLEKLDIYIKTDIELSRQNHITLVAFDGTVLADSDISLVEVMNIENHLNRKEIIDAKNNGHGTTTRFSTSRFKDLLYSANSFSYKDKNYILRVATPLTRIESMANELMTILALLMTISLGLVTASTLLSSKLMNQQVQHEKDLQESLIEQRTLEIELLRRLTNMLAACNSIDEAQMIVEDIIPRILGDVNGVVSLIRSSRNQLLVKLDWGGAWPGSKTYAPEECWALRKGKFHLANDKYTTLPCSHMAEVQTDCPEASQTLCIPLVAHGNTIGMMHLFSGDKELTDETQQLAFTVAEHLGLALANLNIQEKLREQAISDPLTGLYNRRYYEETINQELMRAKRNKQELSLLMLDLDHFKLFNDNYGHDAGDYVLKTIGSLLLESMRGEDTICRLGGEEFIIILPETGMEAARTIANGLCKSINELHLAMKDLSLGKLSVSIGISTYPINGMQKDELTKLSDIALYEAKERGRNQSCHYSDLIIMGDDLETVTPTEKLITQYEQNPETHVINV; this comes from the coding sequence ATGAAAAGAAATGTAATAAGTAAAAAATGGATGTACTTCCCTATTGTCAGCATGTTGGTTTCTACAATCATCGGGTTATTTATCTTCAATTTAACGCTATCAAATTGGATAGAAGAAAAAATAGAGGTAGGTTTAGCAAGTGAAATCACACGGATCACCCATAAACTACAAGCCTCTAACTTACCGTTTAACGACCTTGAAAAGCTTGATATTTACATCAAAACAGATATCGAGTTAAGTCGTCAAAATCACATTACCTTAGTGGCATTTGATGGTACCGTTTTAGCAGACAGTGATATTTCATTAGTTGAAGTAATGAACATTGAAAATCACCTTAATCGTAAAGAAATTATTGATGCTAAAAATAACGGCCATGGTACAACGACCCGTTTTAGTACTAGTCGCTTTAAAGACTTACTTTATTCAGCAAATTCATTCTCCTACAAAGATAAAAACTACATCCTTCGAGTTGCAACGCCATTAACGCGTATCGAATCGATGGCCAACGAATTAATGACCATTTTGGCATTGCTAATGACCATTAGCTTGGGCTTAGTAACAGCATCAACTCTACTTAGTAGCAAATTAATGAATCAACAAGTTCAACATGAAAAAGACTTGCAAGAAAGCTTGATTGAGCAGCGTACTTTAGAAATCGAATTATTACGCCGCCTTACAAATATGCTGGCCGCTTGTAATTCAATTGATGAAGCGCAAATGATTGTCGAAGATATCATTCCGCGCATCTTAGGCGATGTAAATGGTGTTGTATCGCTGATCCGTTCGTCTCGAAATCAGCTATTAGTCAAGCTAGACTGGGGCGGCGCTTGGCCAGGTAGTAAGACTTATGCACCTGAAGAGTGCTGGGCATTGCGTAAAGGTAAATTCCACCTCGCTAATGATAAATACACCACACTACCTTGCTCGCACATGGCAGAGGTACAAACAGATTGCCCTGAAGCAAGCCAAACACTGTGTATTCCACTTGTCGCGCATGGTAATACAATCGGTATGATGCACCTTTTCTCTGGTGATAAAGAGCTAACCGATGAGACACAACAATTAGCGTTTACTGTAGCTGAACATTTAGGTTTGGCTCTTGCTAACTTGAACATTCAAGAAAAGCTGCGTGAGCAGGCAATTAGCGATCCATTAACTGGTCTTTATAACCGTCGCTACTATGAAGAAACAATTAATCAAGAGTTAATGAGAGCAAAACGTAACAAACAAGAGCTGTCATTGTTAATGCTCGATTTAGATCATTTCAAGTTGTTCAATGATAACTATGGCCATGACGCCGGTGATTACGTACTTAAAACCATAGGTTCACTATTACTTGAATCAATGCGTGGGGAAGATACAATTTGTCGTCTTGGTGGTGAAGAATTCATTATTATCTTACCTGAAACAGGCATGGAAGCAGCAAGAACAATTGCCAATGGCCTATGTAAGTCAATCAATGAGTTGCACCTCGCGATGAAAGACTTGTCATTAGGTAAACTGAGCGTATCAATTGGTATTTCGACTTATCCAATTAACGGCATGCAAAAAGATGAATTAACCAAGCTATCTGATATCGCATTATATGAAGCGAAAGAACGTGGACGTAATCAGTCTTGTCACTACAGCGATTTAATCATCATGGGCGATGACTTAGAGACCGTTACGCCAACTGAAAAACTGATTACCCAATATGAACAAAATCCAGAAACACATGTTATAAATGTCTAA
- a CDS encoding putative transporter small subunit — MMLSLYILVWPVISAAVLFVIVRAFFKDMTDAKREERDIV, encoded by the coding sequence ATGATGTTATCCCTTTATATTTTAGTATGGCCAGTAATTTCAGCTGCAGTATTATTTGTAATAGTAAGAGCGTTTTTTAAAGACATGACAGATGCCAAGCGCGAAGAGCGTGATATCGTTTAA
- a CDS encoding MYG1 family protein, with protein sequence MNDITIATHNGKFHADDVFSIAALKHIFPAFNLVRTRDLEVIGQADIVIDVGGKYDPDTGRFDHHQRGGAGQRENGIPFSSFGLIWQKYGLELCQGNQEIADAVDAGLVSTIDAVDCGHVEGVAQGISLSQTISMFNPTWEEDSDLDACFDEAVAFASRLLTRFIASAAGGINAKDIVAKAIANAADPKVIVLEQYTPWKTTVLNLAPEALFMVYPSQSGKWTIQAVPVELGSFEDRKSLPKPWAGLSEQAFKDETGLDDAMFCHNGLFIAGAESFESIMKMAAMALQA encoded by the coding sequence ATGAATGACATAACAATAGCAACGCATAACGGTAAGTTTCATGCAGATGACGTTTTTAGTATCGCTGCACTCAAGCACATTTTTCCGGCTTTTAACCTTGTACGTACGCGTGATTTAGAGGTTATTGGTCAAGCTGATATTGTGATCGATGTCGGTGGTAAATATGATCCTGATACAGGTCGTTTTGATCACCATCAACGTGGTGGTGCCGGTCAGCGTGAAAACGGCATTCCTTTTTCTTCATTTGGTTTGATTTGGCAGAAGTATGGCCTGGAATTATGTCAAGGAAACCAAGAGATAGCCGATGCTGTTGACGCTGGTTTAGTGTCTACTATTGACGCGGTTGATTGTGGTCATGTCGAAGGTGTCGCTCAAGGAATTAGCCTTAGCCAGACTATTTCAATGTTTAACCCAACATGGGAAGAAGATAGCGACCTGGATGCATGCTTTGATGAAGCCGTTGCCTTTGCATCGCGCCTATTAACGCGATTCATTGCATCTGCCGCTGGTGGTATTAATGCGAAAGATATCGTGGCGAAAGCGATTGCTAATGCTGCGGATCCAAAAGTGATTGTATTAGAACAATATACGCCGTGGAAAACGACGGTACTCAACTTAGCGCCTGAAGCGCTATTTATGGTTTACCCGTCTCAGTCAGGTAAATGGACTATTCAAGCTGTACCAGTTGAACTGGGCTCATTTGAAGACCGTAAATCACTGCCTAAACCATGGGCTGGTTTGTCTGAACAAGCATTTAAGGACGAAACTGGGCTTGATGATGCGATGTTCTGCCACAATGGTTTGTTTATTGCGGGTGCTGAATCGTTTGAAAGTATAATGAAAATGGCTGCGATGGCACTACAAGCCTAG
- a CDS encoding acyltransferase, translating to MNQERPSIFYIDFLRFIAAFAVIAIHVLGPFRFLYGDIPNSDWLAASGINSVTRWAVPVFMMITGALLLSTERAFNCEEYLVKRLSKVAVPFIGWTLIYAVVGGFFVNDLITGTWSANETMNILSSAPNDPVWYHLWFFYDFIPLYFVIPFLIPLLKKATPELIKLLIVTWMVLFSMKWLKVDSFLQENLILYTGYLILGWYLFNRDNTPQLKYWVIAGISMLIFNFFGTWQVAVDTGKYSSLFMGYKTLNTVLIGGMLFVLAQTYADKLQGQLRAFVLIVSKYSLGIYLLHPLLLIPVRELENGFYSAFGSNWLAIPIITLITLVLSLMCTMILVKIPVINRLVP from the coding sequence ATGAATCAAGAACGCCCTTCTATTTTTTATATCGACTTTCTGCGATTTATTGCGGCTTTTGCTGTGATAGCGATTCACGTACTAGGCCCCTTTCGGTTTTTATATGGTGATATTCCCAACTCTGATTGGCTAGCGGCAAGTGGCATTAATAGCGTTACGCGTTGGGCTGTACCTGTATTTATGATGATCACTGGTGCGTTATTATTATCCACTGAACGGGCTTTTAATTGTGAAGAGTATTTAGTTAAGCGCCTATCCAAAGTCGCGGTTCCCTTCATCGGTTGGACATTAATTTATGCTGTCGTCGGTGGCTTTTTTGTTAATGACTTAATCACTGGCACCTGGTCTGCTAACGAAACCATGAACATACTCTCTAGCGCGCCGAATGATCCCGTTTGGTATCATCTGTGGTTTTTCTATGACTTTATTCCCTTGTATTTTGTTATTCCTTTTCTGATTCCGTTATTAAAAAAAGCGACACCAGAATTAATCAAACTGCTCATCGTCACTTGGATGGTCCTGTTTTCGATGAAATGGTTGAAGGTCGACAGCTTTTTGCAAGAAAACTTGATTCTGTATACTGGTTATTTAATTCTAGGTTGGTATCTATTTAATCGAGACAACACTCCTCAGTTAAAGTACTGGGTAATCGCGGGCATCAGCATGCTGATATTTAACTTCTTCGGTACTTGGCAAGTAGCAGTAGACACAGGTAAATACAGCAGCTTATTCATGGGCTATAAAACCCTTAATACTGTATTGATTGGTGGCATGCTGTTTGTATTAGCACAGACTTATGCCGATAAGCTCCAGGGCCAGTTAAGGGCCTTTGTCCTGATTGTTTCAAAATACAGCTTAGGTATTTACTTGCTCCATCCACTGTTATTAATTCCGGTAAGAGAACTAGAAAACGGTTTTTATAGCGCCTTCGGCAGCAACTGGTTAGCGATACCTATCATCACACTGATCACTCTCGTACTCTCGCTAATGTGTACGATGATACTAGTTAAAATTCCGGTGATTAACCGCCTCGTCCCCTGA
- a CDS encoding DUF3297 family protein, which yields MNDTTSKPALPDHLSGNPRSPHHDEAVFQFDIGIMLNGKERFDVEEYCISEGWVKVPSHKALDRRGQPLMMTMKGKVEAFYK from the coding sequence ATGAACGACACTACATCGAAACCAGCTTTACCAGATCACCTTTCAGGCAACCCTCGCAGCCCTCATCATGATGAAGCTGTTTTCCAGTTTGACATTGGTATTATGCTTAACGGCAAAGAGCGCTTCGATGTTGAAGAATATTGCATCAGTGAAGGTTGGGTAAAAGTACCGTCACACAAAGCATTAGATCGTCGTGGTCAACCGCTAATGATGACAATGAAAGGTAAAGTTGAAGCGTTTTATAAATAA
- a CDS encoding LysR family transcriptional regulator → MRRQTYDVMDLKALRCFYVMIQRGSVSQASIELGISEAAVSQRIKLLETYLKVKLYESRGGHVRITGAGELVFTFSMTIFDEISTFENQLAVEGAGEVSLSAHDSILRYLLPNTVKVFRQEYPLVQLRLLSRPVEETLRLVRANELDFGIVAQRRLAKELHFQAIATYSSCLIMKKGHKLASVAKEDIYAVLSKEILDEIPLIFQDSKQEGSRLVEVLANLELPISASLEVGTVNALKHYVSLGLGISVISALSLTAEDRVNLEVIPLPTELDSGTTYGIVSRYDKRQNMILSRFIELLINSNQ, encoded by the coding sequence ATGAGAAGGCAAACTTATGATGTAATGGATCTGAAAGCATTACGCTGTTTTTATGTGATGATTCAGCGTGGCAGTGTTTCTCAAGCCAGTATTGAGCTGGGGATATCTGAAGCTGCAGTATCCCAACGTATTAAATTATTGGAAACTTATCTAAAAGTTAAGTTGTATGAAAGCCGGGGTGGACATGTCCGTATTACCGGTGCTGGGGAACTGGTATTTACTTTTTCGATGACGATATTTGATGAGATCAGTACATTTGAGAATCAATTAGCAGTTGAGGGTGCGGGGGAAGTAAGCTTATCTGCACATGATTCGATATTACGCTATCTATTACCGAATACAGTGAAAGTGTTTCGGCAAGAATATCCGCTTGTGCAACTTCGTTTATTATCTCGTCCTGTAGAGGAAACGCTACGACTCGTTCGCGCTAATGAACTTGATTTTGGTATTGTAGCGCAGCGAAGACTCGCTAAAGAGTTACATTTTCAAGCTATTGCAACATACTCTTCTTGCCTTATTATGAAGAAGGGACACAAGCTTGCCAGCGTTGCGAAAGAGGATATCTATGCTGTTTTGAGTAAAGAGATATTAGATGAAATACCTCTTATTTTTCAAGATAGTAAACAAGAAGGTTCGCGTTTAGTCGAAGTATTAGCTAACCTTGAACTCCCTATTAGTGCAAGCTTAGAGGTAGGGACTGTGAATGCGCTGAAGCATTATGTATCTTTAGGTTTAGGTATATCTGTAATAAGTGCATTATCACTTACAGCGGAAGATAGGGTTAACTTGGAGGTTATTCCATTACCCACAGAGCTCGATTCAGGTACCACTTATGGTATTGTTAGTCGCTATGATAAACGACAAAATATGATTCTGTCGCGTTTTATTGAGCTGCTGATCAATAGTAATCAGTGA